From Barnesiella propionica, one genomic window encodes:
- a CDS encoding NfeD family protein gives MKKFCCRITIILCCLFCYFYLSAEEKLPLVYKIDLKKEIGSTTWRYVQCGMNEARQLGASAVLVHMNTYGGTVVHADSIRTMFLNSSIPVYAFIDNNAASAGALIAIACDSIYMRPGANIGAVTVVNETGSAMPDKYQSYMRSTIRATAEAHGKDTVITAQGDTVIKWRRDPLIAEAMVDERIVVPHLSDSGKVLTLTAEEAFQHGFSEGMAGSVDEIIRNKLGYKQYELREYRPSVYDEIVGFLLNPALQAILVMIIIGGIYFELQTPGIGFPSAAALIAAVLYFAPLYLDGLAANWEILLFVAGVVMLILEIFVIPGFGIAGISGIVLMIGALVLALLGNVNFNFDYVESGDINRSILIVVIGLIMGTAVMIYLSHKIGRKGIFNRLALHATQDIDEGFIAVPSGLDKRVGAIGIASTILRPSGKIRIEDVDYDAVALYGYIEKGTPVRVIKTGNSQLYVLPVDKK, from the coding sequence ATGAAAAAGTTCTGTTGCAGAATTACAATTATTCTATGCTGCCTTTTTTGTTATTTTTATCTATCGGCGGAAGAAAAATTACCGCTTGTATATAAGATCGACTTAAAAAAAGAGATAGGTAGTACTACGTGGCGTTATGTACAATGCGGTATGAATGAAGCGCGGCAACTGGGAGCTTCGGCGGTTCTTGTGCATATGAACACGTATGGGGGAACGGTCGTACATGCCGATTCTATCCGGACCATGTTTTTGAATAGTTCTATACCTGTATATGCTTTTATCGATAACAATGCAGCCTCCGCAGGGGCTCTTATCGCGATAGCCTGCGACAGTATATATATGAGGCCCGGCGCGAATATAGGAGCTGTTACAGTCGTGAACGAGACCGGAAGTGCCATGCCCGATAAATACCAGTCATATATGCGGTCTACGATCCGGGCTACAGCCGAAGCCCATGGAAAAGACACGGTTATTACTGCTCAGGGCGATACGGTAATTAAATGGCGCCGCGATCCTCTGATTGCCGAGGCTATGGTGGATGAACGTATCGTTGTTCCTCATTTGAGTGATTCGGGGAAAGTTTTAACACTGACAGCCGAAGAAGCCTTTCAACATGGTTTCAGTGAAGGGATGGCCGGCAGCGTGGATGAAATTATCAGGAATAAACTGGGATATAAGCAGTATGAATTGAGAGAATACCGTCCTTCTGTTTATGATGAAATCGTCGGTTTCTTGCTCAATCCCGCATTGCAAGCAATACTTGTCATGATTATTATCGGAGGCATTTATTTTGAGTTGCAAACGCCCGGTATCGGTTTCCCTTCGGCTGCCGCACTTATTGCTGCAGTATTATATTTTGCCCCTCTTTATCTCGACGGTCTGGCTGCCAATTGGGAGATCCTGTTGTTTGTTGCAGGGGTCGTTATGCTCATATTGGAGATATTTGTCATACCAGGCTTCGGCATAGCGGGTATCAGCGGTATCGTATTGATGATAGGAGCTCTTGTCCTGGCTCTACTGGGGAATGTCAATTTTAATTTCGATTATGTAGAAAGCGGGGACATAAACCGCAGTATACTCATCGTTGTCATAGGTCTGATAATGGGAACGGCCGTAATGATATATCTTTCGCATAAAATCGGTCGTAAAGGTATTTTTAATCGCCTGGCGTTACATGCTACACAGGATATTGATGAAGGTTTCATCGCTGTCCCGTCCGGTTTGGATAAAAGGGTAGGGGCTATAGGCATAGCGTCTACTATATTGCGTCCTTCCGGGAAAATCCGTATTGAAGATGTGGATTATGACGCCGTCGCTTTATACGGATATATAGAAAAAGGAACTCCGGTCAGAGTGATAAAGACAGGTAACAGCCAGTTATATGTTCTGCCGGTGGATAAGAAATGA
- the fldA gene encoding flavodoxin FldA, whose protein sequence is MKKTGIFYGSSTGNTEDVAKRIAARAGIADKDIHNVAETKPSEIAEYDILLLGSSTWGSGELQDDWYDFLTGIEILDLKDKSIAIFGCGDESMSDTFCNAIGIIYKRMQKTGARFCGAFESADYTFDESEAFIDGRFVGLPLDETNEPEKTDERIRHWVELLESECLN, encoded by the coding sequence ATGAAAAAAACCGGAATTTTCTACGGGTCTTCGACCGGAAACACCGAAGATGTGGCGAAACGGATAGCTGCCAGAGCCGGCATTGCCGATAAAGATATACATAACGTAGCAGAAACTAAGCCTTCGGAAATTGCCGAATACGATATATTGCTATTGGGCAGTTCTACCTGGGGAAGCGGAGAGCTACAGGATGACTGGTACGATTTTCTTACGGGTATAGAAATACTCGATCTTAAAGATAAAAGTATTGCCATATTCGGCTGCGGTGATGAATCGATGAGCGATACGTTTTGCAATGCGATAGGCATCATATACAAACGGATGCAAAAGACCGGAGCCCGTTTCTGCGGAGCATTCGAATCGGCCGATTATACCTTCGACGAATCGGAAGCTTTCATAGACGGCCGTTTTGTCGGTCTTCCTCTGGACGAGACTAACGAGCCGGAAAAAACAGACGAAAGGATACGCCACTGGGTGGAATTACTGGAATCTGAATGCTTGAACTGA
- the kdsB gene encoding 3-deoxy-manno-octulosonate cytidylyltransferase: MNFIGIIPARYASTRFPGKPLADMKGKYMIQRVYEQVRLVLDHVYVATDDIRIYDAVTSFGGMAVMTSDEHKSGTDRCYEAYTKIGGTSDIVINIQGDEPFIKPEQIESIMACFDSPGTQIATLVRAFEECEGWEALSNPNSPKVVLNDNSEAMLFSRSVIPYIRGCEPDEWLKHHTFYKHIGMYAYRSDVLGEITRLPQSSLELSESLEQLRWLQNGYKIKVGITTQETVGIDTPEDMIKALTLLS; encoded by the coding sequence ATGAATTTTATAGGGATCATTCCGGCCCGTTACGCCTCTACCCGGTTCCCGGGAAAACCGTTGGCCGATATGAAAGGAAAATATATGATACAACGCGTATATGAGCAGGTACGCTTGGTTCTGGACCATGTATATGTTGCCACGGACGATATCCGCATATATGATGCTGTTACCTCTTTCGGCGGCATGGCCGTAATGACATCGGATGAACATAAAAGCGGAACAGACCGTTGTTATGAGGCTTATACAAAGATAGGTGGAACCAGCGACATTGTTATTAATATACAGGGTGACGAACCGTTTATCAAGCCGGAACAGATAGAATCTATTATGGCTTGTTTCGATTCACCCGGTACGCAAATCGCTACTTTAGTCCGGGCTTTTGAAGAGTGCGAAGGCTGGGAAGCCTTATCCAATCCCAATTCTCCGAAAGTCGTATTAAATGACAATTCCGAAGCTATGTTGTTCAGCCGTTCGGTAATTCCGTATATACGAGGTTGTGAACCGGATGAATGGCTGAAACACCATACGTTCTATAAGCATATAGGCATGTATGCTTACCGTTCCGATGTATTGGGAGAAATTACACGTTTGCCGCAGTCCTCGCTGGAGTTATCGGAGTCACTGGAACAATTGCGCTGGCTACAGAATGGATATAAAATAAAAGTGGGGATTACCACGCAGGAGACTGTGGGTATAGATACCCCTGAAGATATGATTAAAGCCCTAACCCTATTATCGTAA
- a CDS encoding flavin reductase family protein, translated as MRRITLDALQENFLHIISKEWMLVTAGTPGHFNTMTANWGGTGFLWNRPVVFVFIRPERYTYEFMESNEYFTLSFLGEENKAIHKICGSLSGRDIDKIKESGLCPLILENNQITYKQSRLTLECKKLYDTMLNQKNFTDKVPLGQWYGGTHGNLHKMYIAEITGIWIKE; from the coding sequence ATGAGACGAATAACACTTGATGCGCTACAGGAAAATTTTCTCCATATCATATCCAAAGAATGGATGCTTGTCACTGCCGGAACACCGGGACATTTCAATACAATGACAGCCAACTGGGGAGGTACAGGTTTCTTATGGAACAGGCCTGTCGTTTTTGTCTTTATCCGTCCCGAGAGATATACCTATGAATTTATGGAGAGTAACGAGTATTTTACTCTTTCTTTTTTAGGTGAAGAAAATAAAGCTATTCATAAAATATGCGGTTCTCTATCGGGGAGGGACATAGATAAAATAAAGGAAAGCGGATTATGCCCCTTAATACTGGAGAATAACCAAATCACTTATAAACAGTCCCGTTTAACACTGGAATGTAAAAAATTATACGACACAATGCTGAATCAAAAAAACTTCACAGACAAAGTTCCACTGGGACAATGGTACGGAGGAACACACGGGAATCTCCACAAAATGTACATTGCCGAAATAACCGGTATATGGATAAAGGAATAA
- a CDS encoding RNA polymerase sigma factor yields MNSIKFQQRLLGLQDNLLNFAYMLTSDREEAKDLLQDTTLKALDNEEKYIDNVNFKGWVFTIMRNIFINNYRRIVRNQTIVDQTEDLYHLNLPQESGFNTPEGSFTVKEITKAINSFSDEYKIPFSMHVAGFKYHEIAEKMGLPLGTVKSRIFFARQRLQVLLKDYK; encoded by the coding sequence ATGAATTCAATTAAATTTCAACAGCGACTGCTGGGATTGCAAGACAATTTGCTGAATTTTGCCTACATGCTTACCTCCGATCGAGAAGAAGCGAAAGATTTATTGCAGGACACGACACTTAAAGCTCTTGACAATGAAGAAAAGTACATCGACAACGTCAATTTTAAAGGCTGGGTGTTTACCATTATGCGTAACATCTTTATCAACAATTACCGTAGAATAGTTAGGAACCAGACCATTGTAGACCAAACAGAGGATCTCTACCACCTGAATCTGCCCCAAGAATCGGGTTTCAATACTCCTGAAGGCTCCTTTACCGTAAAAGAAATAACCAAAGCCATAAACAGTTTTTCCGACGAATACAAAATTCCTTTCTCAATGCATGTCGCAGGTTTCAAATACCACGAGATAGCGGAGAAAATGGGATTGCCTTTGGGAACCGTGAAAAGCCGGATATTTTTTGCACGTCAAAGATTACAAGTTTTACTCAAAGATTATAAATAA
- a CDS encoding SusC/RagA family TonB-linked outer membrane protein, with amino-acid sequence MKKLFLLFFTLCAISLQAKAQSRSVSGTVVYADDGHPIIGATIIPKGLTQGTITDIDGNFRLQVPDGINTLVVSYVGMQSQEVPVGNGLKIALQNSEHQIDEVVVTALGMRRDRKGLGYAAQDLKANELNKAGTTSLADALQGKLAGVEIRPSSGMPGASSQIVIRGARSFTGNNMPLYVVDGMPIQSTADFSTGQSVSGTDIANRTLDLDPNEIESINVLKGQAAAALYGIRASNGVIVITTRSGKGLKQGRPTISFTTNISAETNSRMPEFQTTWAQGYYSTANGQQMYSPTSSMSWGPRISELPNDPVYGGNTPNSFNNQDPSQTQGLYYVPQRAQAGLDPWVKPGVYHNTKDFFKTGFTFNTSINVSQRLEKGNYSFGIGTANQNGIVPSTGMTRYSARGTVELNLTDEWRTGFSGNFVRTNVDKAPTANSGVLAAVYGSPASYDLKGIPYAIPQDPYTQISFRSLTFNNPYWATKNNKFNENTHRFFGNTFIEYTPNINWSDDKKLSVKWQIGTDSYTSLYKDLYEYGTQGQAGSIKNYGVTNNIFNSLFTANYEMDLMEDLQFAAMLGNEVNQENKRTYEDYGQSFNFGGNPTIQNTTIQSSTWERRRVRTVGFFGSISLTWKDQLFLNITGRNDIVSSMPRNNRSFFYPSVSLAYVLTELEALKGNPILSFAKVRGSFAQVGQAGTYYENYYYSPSYSGGFWTNRPIIYPIGGINAFESYPELYDPKLKPQNTNSYEAGFDVRLFNNRLSIDYTFSRQNIKNQIFPVPLAGSTGASQYMANGGKIHTNAHEIIISGQAINTADFTWDIGMNWSFIRNMVDELAPGVENIFLGGFVTPQVRAGIGDTYPVIYGTAFRRDDQGRILVDENPNSKTYGMPLTAGDPKVIAKCSPDFVMGINTSLRYKRVSLSATFSWQHGGEMYSGTNGLLDLYGVSKKTENRTDAFVYPGYKADGTPNDIVRGGADDPGAYETLYSDVLGNINEYSVHDASFFKMRDLTVKYQLPKIGWFDISVFAFARNVLIWAKMPNFDPESSQGNNNMGGVFEQFSMPQTSSYGGGLSVTF; translated from the coding sequence ATGAAAAAACTATTTCTTTTATTTTTTACGCTATGCGCCATTTCGTTGCAAGCAAAGGCACAAAGCAGAAGCGTAAGCGGAACTGTGGTATATGCCGATGACGGGCATCCGATAATAGGTGCCACTATCATACCTAAAGGGCTTACACAGGGTACTATTACCGACATCGACGGAAATTTCAGGTTACAAGTTCCTGACGGAATAAATACTCTTGTTGTCTCGTATGTAGGTATGCAGTCACAGGAAGTACCTGTAGGAAACGGCTTAAAAATCGCATTACAGAACAGTGAACACCAAATCGACGAGGTAGTCGTCACTGCACTGGGAATGAGACGCGACCGGAAAGGGCTGGGATATGCTGCACAAGACTTGAAAGCCAACGAATTGAACAAAGCGGGAACGACCAGTCTGGCAGACGCTCTGCAAGGGAAACTGGCAGGCGTTGAGATACGCCCGTCCAGCGGTATGCCGGGAGCGTCATCCCAGATCGTCATCCGGGGTGCACGTTCTTTCACCGGAAATAACATGCCTCTGTACGTTGTAGACGGTATGCCTATACAATCAACCGCCGATTTCAGTACAGGACAAAGCGTGAGCGGAACGGACATAGCGAACCGTACCTTGGACCTGGACCCGAATGAGATAGAATCCATAAACGTACTCAAAGGGCAAGCCGCCGCCGCATTATACGGTATCAGAGCTTCCAACGGTGTTATTGTCATTACCACCCGAAGCGGTAAAGGTTTGAAACAGGGACGTCCCACCATTTCATTCACAACGAACATTAGCGCGGAAACCAACTCACGCATGCCGGAATTCCAGACTACCTGGGCACAAGGATATTACAGTACAGCGAACGGCCAGCAAATGTATTCACCGACCTCTTCCATGTCATGGGGTCCACGTATATCGGAACTGCCCAATGACCCCGTCTACGGTGGCAATACTCCGAATTCATTCAACAACCAGGATCCCTCACAAACTCAAGGATTATATTATGTACCTCAACGTGCCCAGGCCGGACTTGATCCCTGGGTAAAACCAGGTGTATACCATAATACCAAAGATTTTTTTAAAACAGGTTTTACATTCAACACGTCTATCAATGTAAGTCAAAGGCTGGAAAAAGGTAATTATTCTTTCGGTATAGGAACAGCGAATCAAAACGGTATCGTTCCCTCTACAGGGATGACCCGGTATTCGGCTCGCGGAACCGTGGAACTGAACCTGACGGACGAATGGCGTACCGGTTTCAGCGGAAATTTTGTACGCACCAACGTCGATAAAGCACCTACTGCAAATTCGGGAGTTCTCGCCGCCGTATACGGTTCTCCTGCAAGTTATGACCTGAAAGGCATACCCTATGCTATTCCACAAGATCCTTATACACAAATCAGTTTCCGGTCTCTTACATTTAATAACCCTTACTGGGCTACCAAAAACAATAAATTCAACGAGAATACCCATCGTTTTTTCGGCAATACATTCATTGAATATACTCCAAACATAAACTGGAGCGACGACAAAAAACTCTCGGTAAAATGGCAAATAGGAACCGACTCTTACACATCGCTTTATAAAGACTTATATGAATACGGCACACAGGGACAAGCAGGGAGCATTAAAAATTACGGAGTAACCAATAATATATTCAACTCCCTGTTCACGGCTAATTATGAAATGGACCTGATGGAGGATCTTCAATTTGCGGCGATGCTGGGTAACGAAGTCAATCAAGAAAACAAACGTACATACGAAGATTACGGGCAATCCTTCAATTTCGGAGGAAACCCCACCATCCAAAACACGACCATCCAAAGTTCTACATGGGAACGGAGAAGGGTGCGTACCGTAGGTTTCTTCGGTAGTATATCTCTTACCTGGAAAGACCAGTTATTTCTGAATATAACAGGACGTAACGACATTGTATCGTCGATGCCGAGAAATAACCGTTCGTTCTTTTACCCGTCGGTATCTCTGGCATATGTGCTTACAGAGCTGGAAGCCTTGAAAGGGAACCCTATACTGTCTTTCGCTAAAGTAAGGGGATCATTTGCACAGGTAGGACAAGCCGGTACTTATTATGAGAATTATTATTATTCACCGTCCTATTCAGGGGGGTTCTGGACGAACAGGCCTATTATCTATCCTATAGGGGGCATTAACGCTTTCGAATCATATCCGGAATTATATGACCCCAAACTAAAACCGCAAAACACGAATTCGTATGAAGCCGGATTCGACGTAAGGTTGTTCAATAACAGGCTTTCCATAGATTATACATTCTCCCGGCAGAATATCAAGAACCAGATATTCCCCGTCCCATTGGCAGGATCTACAGGAGCCAGCCAGTACATGGCTAACGGCGGAAAAATACATACGAACGCTCATGAAATCATCATCAGCGGACAAGCTATCAATACGGCAGACTTCACCTGGGATATCGGGATGAACTGGTCATTTATACGAAATATGGTCGATGAACTGGCGCCGGGAGTCGAAAATATTTTCCTGGGAGGATTTGTCACCCCGCAAGTAAGAGCCGGTATCGGAGATACTTATCCGGTCATATACGGTACTGCATTCCGGCGTGACGATCAGGGACGCATTTTAGTAGACGAAAACCCGAACAGCAAAACCTACGGTATGCCTCTTACGGCGGGAGATCCGAAAGTCATCGCCAAATGTTCTCCCGACTTCGTTATGGGTATAAATACCTCTTTGAGATATAAACGGGTTTCTCTCAGCGCAACATTCTCCTGGCAGCACGGAGGAGAAATGTACTCAGGAACGAACGGATTGCTCGATTTGTACGGAGTAAGTAAAAAGACTGAAAACAGAACGGATGCATTTGTCTATCCGGGTTACAAAGCGGATGGAACTCCCAACGATATCGTACGCGGCGGAGCAGATGATCCGGGAGCTTACGAGACCTTATATTCCGACGTATTGGGAAACATCAACGAATACTCGGTACATGACGCTTCATTCTTTAAAATGCGAGATCTGACCGTAAAATATCAGTTGCCTAAGATAGGATGGTTCGACATATCGGTATTCGCATTCGCGCGTAACGTGCTCATATGGGCCAAGATGCCGAATTTCGATCCGGAGTCTTCTCAGGGAAATAACAATATGGGAGGTGTATTCGAACAATTCTCAATGCCTCAGACATCCAGCTACGGTGGCGGACTTTCCGTCACTTTCTAA
- a CDS encoding SusD/RagB family nutrient-binding outer membrane lipoprotein: MKKYFIIPIAILMAACSEDTMDNLNKNENDPHDVPARFLFTDTETASAFSVTASDFAFYASSYIEHNVGIFNQLYNAEIRNLEPYASTTYNNVWNKAYRTLLNLKIIREKCSPGGSEQGANHLLGMAQILTAYNLAILTDLMGDIPWSEALQPGVIYQPKLDKQEDIYKTIFELLDNAVTNLQKNDDPALTPVGAQDLIYGHLTADRQKELWIKTAYGLMARYTMHLSYRSPQYRNVISYAEKSFTSADEDFKFNYDGSTSINPFYAFYTNRNYFGASQSLNDKLTSMNDPRSAVFFKANPRSGKTIIFAPNGEPEQRQGYYAISGLLNPLAPTHMLSYHELQFLTAEAYARLGENTPAEAALKAGINAAFEKVGLTADEAEEYYTQSVQARFSAHPLKEIMIQKYLSFYEDEAVEAYNDYRRLKAMGEDLIPLANTKPFPLRFTYGNSDVVSNKNVAAAYGNGDYVKTDPVWWAGGTR, from the coding sequence ATGAAAAAGTATTTTATCATACCCATTGCTATCTTAATGGCTGCCTGCAGTGAAGATACGATGGACAACCTCAACAAGAACGAAAATGACCCTCATGACGTGCCGGCCAGGTTCCTGTTCACCGATACCGAAACAGCTTCGGCCTTTAGTGTCACGGCCAGCGACTTTGCATTTTATGCGTCTTCTTATATAGAGCATAACGTGGGAATTTTCAATCAATTATATAATGCAGAGATAAGGAATCTCGAACCTTATGCTTCTACGACATATAATAACGTATGGAATAAAGCTTACCGGACATTGCTCAACTTGAAAATTATCAGGGAGAAATGTTCTCCGGGCGGTTCGGAACAAGGGGCTAACCACCTGTTAGGCATGGCACAGATACTTACAGCCTACAATCTGGCTATCTTAACCGACCTTATGGGGGATATACCCTGGTCGGAAGCCCTGCAACCGGGTGTTATCTACCAACCCAAATTAGATAAACAGGAAGATATATATAAAACCATATTCGAGTTACTGGACAATGCCGTGACAAACCTGCAGAAAAACGATGACCCGGCCCTCACTCCCGTGGGAGCTCAGGACCTCATTTACGGCCATCTGACCGCAGACCGGCAAAAAGAACTATGGATAAAAACGGCATACGGGCTGATGGCCCGTTATACCATGCATTTATCATACCGCAGTCCGCAGTACAGGAATGTTATCAGCTACGCCGAAAAATCTTTTACTTCGGCCGACGAAGATTTCAAATTTAATTACGACGGCTCGACCTCTATTAACCCGTTCTATGCTTTTTATACCAACAGGAACTATTTCGGAGCCAGTCAGAGCCTGAATGATAAACTTACGTCCATGAACGATCCGCGTTCCGCCGTCTTTTTCAAGGCGAATCCCCGCAGCGGGAAAACCATTATTTTCGCACCTAACGGCGAGCCGGAACAACGACAAGGATACTATGCGATATCAGGATTATTGAATCCGCTGGCTCCTACTCATATGCTCAGTTACCATGAGTTACAATTCCTGACAGCAGAAGCTTATGCGCGACTGGGAGAAAATACTCCGGCGGAAGCAGCTCTGAAGGCCGGTATCAACGCGGCATTCGAAAAAGTAGGCCTCACCGCGGATGAAGCGGAAGAATACTACACCCAATCCGTCCAAGCGAGATTCAGTGCCCATCCGTTAAAAGAGATCATGATACAAAAATATTTATCGTTCTATGAAGATGAAGCCGTTGAAGCATACAACGACTATCGCAGGCTCAAAGCTATGGGAGAGGATCTTATACCCCTGGCAAACACGAAACCTTTCCCGTTACGTTTTACTTATGGAAACAGCGACGTTGTGAGCAATAAAAATGTGGCTGCAGCTTACGGAAACGGGGACTACGTAAAAACCGATCCGGTATGGTGGGCGGGAGGTACACGATAA
- a CDS encoding M16 family metallopeptidase encodes MTLDRTIPPQVKEPDMFRLPQPRRVVFPNATELYILDMGEQDVCRIDLMWEIGNYEEPVHLSADMANKMLKEGAGGMSAAAIAEKLDYYGAWLQTTVTSHCSYVTLYSLNKYFDEVLPLLETIVKYPDFPEQDFYTLKERRKQQLRISLEKVQTLSNNAFRKQIFGKDHPYAYAPSVSDYENLTVNHLRKLHKLYYRPERCRIVISGKISRNILKGIEEKFGRYTVTATEEPLAIPDYPVLPADKFEYIEDKPGALQSSVRVGQHVILRSHPDFQKLRVVNTALGGYFGSRLMANIREEKGYTYGISSAVAGLRHGSYFTVGTQTGTEYTRPLIREVIREIKRMQEILMDKDELTMVRNYMSGELARGCDSPFSVADMYIGLLANGLPFDYYSRQAETIREITAEEIRRVAAEHLDISRLYVAIAGDKEKIGF; translated from the coding sequence ATGACACTGGACCGAACGATACCTCCGCAGGTAAAAGAACCGGACATGTTCCGGCTGCCACAGCCGCGCCGCGTAGTATTTCCTAATGCAACCGAGCTATATATACTGGATATGGGTGAACAAGATGTCTGCCGGATAGACCTGATGTGGGAAATAGGGAATTACGAAGAACCTGTACATTTATCGGCCGATATGGCTAATAAAATGCTGAAAGAAGGAGCCGGCGGTATGTCGGCTGCCGCTATAGCGGAAAAGCTGGATTATTACGGAGCCTGGTTGCAAACCACCGTAACCAGTCATTGTTCTTATGTAACCCTGTATAGCCTTAACAAATATTTCGATGAAGTGCTGCCTTTGCTGGAAACCATCGTTAAATATCCCGATTTTCCCGAGCAGGATTTTTATACGCTTAAGGAACGGCGTAAACAACAATTACGTATCTCTCTGGAAAAAGTACAGACGTTGTCCAACAATGCTTTTAGAAAACAGATATTCGGAAAGGATCATCCTTACGCTTATGCACCTTCGGTTTCCGATTATGAAAATCTGACTGTAAACCATTTGCGTAAGCTCCATAAATTATATTATCGGCCGGAACGGTGCCGTATCGTAATATCAGGTAAAATATCCCGCAACATATTGAAAGGAATAGAAGAAAAGTTCGGAAGATATACTGTTACTGCTACCGAAGAGCCGTTGGCAATACCTGATTATCCGGTACTGCCAGCCGATAAATTCGAATATATAGAAGATAAACCGGGTGCTTTACAATCTTCGGTAAGGGTGGGCCAACACGTAATATTGAGGTCACATCCCGATTTTCAGAAGCTGCGTGTCGTTAATACGGCGTTAGGAGGTTATTTCGGTAGCCGTCTAATGGCTAATATCCGGGAAGAAAAAGGATATACTTACGGTATATCGTCTGCTGTTGCCGGTTTACGGCATGGTAGCTATTTTACGGTCGGGACACAAACGGGGACAGAATACACACGTCCGCTTATCCGTGAAGTGATCCGTGAAATAAAACGCATGCAAGAGATCCTTATGGATAAGGACGAATTGACAATGGTACGCAATTATATGAGCGGAGAGCTGGCCCGGGGATGCGATTCTCCTTTTTCCGTAGCCGATATGTATATAGGATTGCTGGCGAACGGTCTCCCTTTTGATTATTATTCGCGCCAGGCCGAGACTATCAGAGAAATTACCGCAGAGGAAATACGCCGCGTAGCAGCAGAACATCTGGACATCTCCCGTTTGTATGTAGCCATAGCCGGAGATAAAGAAAAGATAGGGTTTTAA